One window of the Haloarcula halobia genome contains the following:
- a CDS encoding translation initiation factor IF-6, with protein sequence MLRAAFSGSSYVGVFARATDDCVLVRPDVDGSLREDLAEELEVPVVPTTIGQSGTVGALATGNANGLLVTSRVRETEIERIRDVVDLPVTELPGRINAAGNVVCCNDTGAYVHPDLSREAVQAVRDGLDVEVERGVIGGVNTVGTAAVATNNGVLCHPKATDGELDALEDVLGVPADIGTVNYGGPLVGSGLVANDYGYVCGSDTSGPELGRIDAALGYL encoded by the coding sequence TTGCTCCGCGCGGCTTTCTCCGGGTCGTCGTACGTCGGCGTCTTCGCCCGTGCGACCGACGACTGCGTGCTGGTCCGCCCCGACGTAGACGGGTCGCTGCGCGAGGACTTAGCCGAGGAACTGGAGGTCCCCGTCGTCCCGACGACTATCGGCCAGTCCGGCACCGTCGGCGCGCTGGCGACGGGCAACGCGAACGGACTGCTGGTCACGTCACGCGTGCGCGAGACCGAAATCGAGCGCATCCGGGACGTCGTGGACCTGCCCGTGACCGAACTGCCGGGCCGTATCAACGCGGCCGGCAACGTCGTCTGCTGTAACGACACCGGCGCCTACGTCCACCCGGACCTCTCTCGCGAGGCGGTCCAGGCCGTCCGAGACGGCCTCGACGTCGAGGTCGAACGGGGCGTCATCGGCGGCGTCAACACCGTCGGCACCGCCGCCGTCGCCACCAACAACGGCGTCCTCTGTCACCCGAAGGCCACCGACGGCGAACTCGACGCCCTGGAGGACGTCCTGGGTGTCCCCGCCGACATCGGGACAGTCAACTACGGCGGCCCGCTCGTGGGGTCGGGCCTGGTCGCCAACGACTACGGCTACGTCTGTGGCTCGGACACCTCCGGGCCGGAACTTGGCCGCATCGACGCGGCGCTGGGCTACCTCTGA
- a CDS encoding 50S ribosomal protein L31e, which translates to MSASDFEERVITIPLRDVRAEPKHQRADKAMRLIRAHLAKHFSVDESAVRIDPSINESTWARGRANVPSKLRVRAARFEEDGESIVEAETAA; encoded by the coding sequence ATGAGCGCGAGTGATTTCGAGGAGCGCGTCATCACGATTCCGCTCCGTGACGTCCGAGCCGAACCGAAGCACCAGCGCGCCGACAAGGCGATGCGCCTGATCCGCGCCCACCTCGCGAAGCACTTCTCGGTCGACGAGAGCGCGGTCCGCATCGACCCCTCGATCAACGAGTCGACGTGGGCCCGCGGCCGTGCGAACGTCCCGAGCAAGCTCCGCGTCAGAGCGGCTCGCTTCGAGGAAGACGGCGAGTCCATCGTCGAAGCCGAGACGGCAGCGTAA
- a CDS encoding 50S ribosomal protein L39e — translation MSKKSKAKKKRLAKLENQNSRVPAWVMLKTDREVQRNPKRRHWRRSDTDE, via the coding sequence ATGAGTAAGAAGTCGAAAGCCAAGAAGAAGCGACTGGCGAAGCTGGAAAACCAGAACAGTCGCGTCCCGGCCTGGGTCATGCTCAAGACGGACCGCGAGGTGCAGCGCAACCCCAAGCGACGCCACTGGCGGCGCAGCGACACTGACGAATAA
- a CDS encoding ZIP family metal transporter, which translates to MVVLEHVVFVFLAGLLTALATGLGAVPFFLVEEFSDRWNVLLWGLASGIMVAASLFGLVREGLAYGSAVLLVPGMLAGVVLVVVGHRILDGVDHGPKKYEQADFKKLLLILGVLTVHSFPEGVAVGVSFAELGLGTPSPGSAVAIAGTTVPLLAVFMTVAISIHNVPEGTAIAIPLRSLGVSEWRMVWWAVFSSLPQPLGAVIAYYFVTLAKEFLPFGFGFAAGAMVYLVFTEFVPEALEYGADLPSGGWRELTVGGTVGVLAMVPLAFV; encoded by the coding sequence ATGGTCGTCCTCGAGCACGTCGTGTTCGTCTTCCTGGCCGGACTGCTGACGGCGCTGGCGACGGGACTCGGGGCAGTGCCGTTCTTCCTGGTCGAGGAGTTCTCCGACCGGTGGAACGTCCTGCTGTGGGGGCTCGCGTCGGGAATCATGGTCGCCGCCTCGCTCTTTGGCCTCGTGCGCGAGGGGCTGGCGTACGGCTCGGCGGTACTCCTCGTCCCGGGGATGCTTGCCGGCGTCGTCCTGGTCGTCGTCGGCCACCGGATCCTCGACGGCGTCGACCACGGCCCGAAGAAGTACGAGCAGGCCGACTTCAAGAAGCTCCTGCTCATCCTGGGCGTGCTGACGGTCCACAGCTTCCCGGAGGGGGTGGCCGTCGGTGTCTCCTTTGCCGAGCTCGGCCTCGGGACGCCCTCGCCCGGGTCGGCCGTCGCCATCGCCGGGACGACGGTGCCCCTGCTCGCGGTGTTCATGACCGTCGCCATCTCCATCCACAACGTCCCCGAGGGGACGGCCATCGCCATCCCCCTTCGCTCGCTGGGCGTCAGCGAGTGGCGCATGGTCTGGTGGGCCGTCTTCTCCTCGCTCCCCCAGCCGCTGGGTGCGGTCATCGCCTACTACTTCGTGACGCTGGCCAAGGAGTTCCTCCCCTTCGGTTTCGGGTTCGCCGCGGGCGCGATGGTGTATCTCGTGTTCACGGAGTTCGTCCCGGAGGCCCTGGAGTACGGCGCCGACCTCCCCAGCGGCGGGTGGCGCGAACTCACCGTCGGGGGGACGGTGGGCGTCCTCGCGATGGTCCCGCTCGCGTTCGTCTAG